A DNA window from Xiphias gladius isolate SHS-SW01 ecotype Sanya breed wild chromosome 3, ASM1685928v1, whole genome shotgun sequence contains the following coding sequences:
- the LOC120788220 gene encoding myocardin-related transcription factor A-like isoform X3 yields METKSGERPNADASIPSPQSEAVANELQELSLQPALNLLPIRERRSVLQLKLQQRRTREELVNQGIMPPLKSSAAFHEQRRNLERARTEDYLKRKIRSRPERSELIRMHILEETSAEPSLQAKQLQLKRSRLADDLNDKISHRPGPMELIHKNILPFQSSIKQAIIETQFPKGSGGNSSCDEDSNDSLSSEQPVGQQSPLGLGPLPSPAETLAGSSIPSPTQVPPPAPPLPPLSGSSPSLMLTNGTATPHAQRMGVSCQIKSQPKPNSDRSAQRHKKPKDNKPKIKKLKYHQYIPPDQKGDKEPLPHLDSSYARILQQQQLFLQLQILSQQQQHYNYHAILPAPPKLEKNQQPSSSSSSNSMTTSSPPRVLAAPSTAPTIHSSKSHQSSAPLGGTKPVSLPPNLDEMKVVELKTQLKLRSLPVSGTKNDLIERLRTYQELSGGSDTTSCPTAGGTTGPGAEGAGRSSGTSAATTNNNTSQQQQQFQFQGHQTSSLTRQSGSSATQSIATPQLLMTCSGTVSSPPVSFTLSDHPLAAMSPEDTRFNSDTLEEMMSSPITQLSLQSCSTALLPTDIKEEPPCSTPAPCQFSLKPPVLQTHCLVSSAATTTTTTAPALTIDKDKMLQEKDKQIEELTRMLRQKQRLVEVLRMQLEHGKKGEQVSEPVVLVRVKQEPPDKPSVPLSTGHSPFPVQTSTVSCDMDVTKVTIKQEAIETEEVVSKTTIRSLDSHGLPQSYSQTQEAQEQTQLHVKPQTKQEQHVCLQQTTLQLTQQQAIQKLFLQKQQKIQNQQQTSQNRNQKLESQQNLQKLSQQRKKKSHKQQLKQQQQEQLLPSQQQHQQSKQHQQQVQLKQQILTKQQKSLLQQQIKRQQQTKKPQQIQIQTKIHLKQQQVLIQQKQQVQQQSPQSDSTPALVTDSNGKHFLIALTNHITKNQRTDASEGKATNHITLQRLQSAPAKLPGHNHVQLLEADDQSKQSVHSGFQKPQNTKAQNRGLQVSVDQLQQGAAQCFSAPPSLQPFFKDQEIAPSGKNTLSPSSPTELCSSLDVLFSPLSPASIETAASPPDYKDTEHEDDFIDIILQTGEMSTNFTPAPDPSLDSLNPNSSASSPPPSPLQLLLTPPIPASCDTRQPAPSVQSELQTLVETTEEKQHLSNTGNGRLEDFLESTTGKPLLGVEPGGLLTLIDDLHNQMLCTPSILDHPTSPMDTFNMATGGEQGLDSMDWLDLTMGGERGEETPTIVPLGPQTPPSVFSTDFLDSCDLQIQWDSCL; encoded by the exons ATGGAGACCAAGTCTGGAGAGAGAccaaatgcagatgcctccatcCCCAGCCCTCAGAGTGAAGCTGTGGCCAATGAGCTGCAAGAGTTGTCACTGCAGCCTGCCCTCAATCTGCTGCCaatcagagagaggaggagtg TTCTCCAGCTGAAGCTACAACAGAGAAGGACCAGAGAAGAGCTGGTCAACCAGGGAATCATGCCAC CACTGAAAAGTTCAGCTGCCTTCCATGAACAGAGACGGAATTTGGAACGAGCACGG aCTGAGGACTATCTCAAGAGGAAGATCAGGAGTCGACCGGAGCGATCCGAACTCATCAGGATGCACATCCTGGAGG AGACGTCAGCAGAGCCGTCTCTGCAGGCcaagcagctgcagctgaagaGATCTCGCCTTGCTGATGATTTGAACGATAAGATCTCCCACCGACCTGGGCCCATGGAGCTGATCCACAAAAACATCCTACCTTTTCAGTCCAGTATTAAACAGGCCATCATAG AGACACAGTTTCCAAAGGGTTCAGGTGGTAACTCATCATGCGATGAGGACAGTAATGACAGTCTGTCTTCAGAACAGCCAGTAGGCCAGCAGTCACCTCTGGGCCTGGGACCCCTGCCCTCTCCAGCAGAGACACTGGCTGGGAGCAGCATCCCGTCTCCTACACAG GTCCCTCCTCCAGCGCCACCTCTCCCACCGCTCTCTGGATCCTCCCCCTCATTGATGCTGACCAATGGGACGGCAACACCACATGCCCAGAGGATGGGTGTTTCCTGTCAGATCAAG TCCCAGCCTAAACCAAACTCTGACCGCTCTGCACAGAGACACAAGAAACCTAAGGACAACAAGCCAAAG ATAAAGAAGTTAAAGTACCATCAGTACATCCCTCCTGACCAGAAGGGAGATAAAGAGCCTCTTCCCCATCTGGACTCATCTTATGCCAGaatcctccagcagcagcagcttttccTGCAGCTCCAAATCCTCAGTCAGCAGCAACAGCACTATAACTACCATGCCATCCTGCCTGCGCCACCCAA ACTTGAGAAAAATCAGCAgccatcttcctcttcctcctcgaATTCCATGACCACCTCCTCCCCACCTAGAGTTCTTGCTGCCCCCTCAACTGCCCCCACTATCCACAGCAGTAAAAGCCATCAAAGTTCTGCTCCTTTAGGTGGGACCAAACCAGTATCTCTACCTCCAAACCTGGATGAGATGAAG GTCGTAGAACTGAAAACCCAGTTGAAGCTGCGTAGCTTGCCAGTCTCCGGCACCAAAAACGACCTCATTGAGAGGCTGAGGACCTACCAGGAACTGAGTGGAGGCAGTGACACTACCTCCTGTCCAACAGCAGGGGGTACCACAGGGCCAGGGGCTGAAGGAGCAGGAAGATCCTCCGGAACTTCTGCAGCtaccaccaacaacaacacatcacaacagcagcaacagtttcagtttcagggcCACCAGACATCCTCTCTGACAAGACAGTCAG GTAGCAGTGCCACTCAATCTATAGCCACTCCTCAGCTGCTCATGACATGTAGTGGCACCGTCTCATCACCACCCGTCTCATTCACCCTCTCTGACCATCCGTTGGCCGCCATGAGTCCAGAAGATACCAGGTTTAACAGCGACACTTTGGAGGAAATg aTGAGCTCACCTATCACCCAGCTGAGTCTTCAGTCATGTTCAACTGCTCTGCTTCCAACAGATATTAAGGAAGAACCCCCATGCTCCACCCCAGCTCCTTGCCAGTTCTCTTTAAAGCCACCGGTTTTGCAGACACACTGCCTGGTCTCATCAGCCGCCACCACCACTACTACCACAGCTCCAGCACTGACTATTGATAAAGACAAGATGCTGCAGGAGAAAGATAAGCAGATAGAGGAGTTGACCAGGAtgctgagacagaaacagaggctTGTGGAGGTGCTGAGGATGCAGCTGGAGCATGGGAAGAAAGGAGAACAAGTTTCAGAGCCAGTGGTTCTTGTAAGAGTAAAACAAGAACCTCCTGATAAGCCCAGTGTTCCTCTCTCAACTGGCCATTCTCCATTCCCCGTTCAAACATCAACTGTTTCATGTGACATGGATGTCACCAAAGTAACCATCAAACAGGAGGCCATTGAGACAGAGGAAGTTGTGAGTAAGACAACTATACGATCACTGGACTCTCATGGATTACCACAGTCTTACTCCCAAACTCAGGAGGCACAGGAGCAGACACAGCTGCACGTCAAgccacagacaaaacaagaacaacatgTTTGCCTCCAGCAGACCACTCTGCAGCTTACCCAGCAGCAGGCCATACAGAAACTCTTTCttcagaaacagcaaaaaattcAGAACCAGCAGCAGACCAGTCAAAACCGCAATCAGAAGCTGGAGAGTCAGCAGAACCTGCAGAAGCTTTCtcagcagagaaagaagaaatctcacaaacagcagctcaaacagcagcagcaggagcaacTGTTACCGtcacaacaacagcatcagcagtcaaaacaacatcaacagcagGTGCAGCTGAAGCAACAGATTCTAACGAAACAACAAAAGTCACTGTTACAGCAGCAAATTAAGCGGCAGCAGCAGActaaaaaaccacaacaaatcCAGATACAGACCAAGATACATTTGAAGCAACAACAGGTGTTAatacaacagaaacaacaggtgCAGCAGCAGTCACCACAG AGTGACTCCACACCAGCCCTGGTCACAGACAGCAACGGTAAACACTTCCTGATTGCACTGACCAATCACATCACTAAGAACCAAAGAACTGACGCATCTGAAGGAAAAGCAACCAATCACATCACTCTTCAG cGACTACAGTCTGCTCCAGCCAAGCTCCCAGGCCATAACCATGTCCAGTTGCTCGAAGCTGACGATCAGTCCAAACAGAGCGTGCACAGCGGAtttcaaaaaccacaaaacacaaag GCACAGAATCGGGGACTTCAGGTATCTGTAGACCAGCTACAGCAGGGAGctgctcagtgtttttctgcacCACCCAGTCTGCAGCCTTTCTTCAAGGACCAGGAGATTGCTCCCTCAGGGAAAAACACCTTATCACCTTCCTCTCCAACT GAGCTCTGCTCTAGTCTGGATGTCCTGTTTAGCCCTCTGTCTCCAGCTTCTATTGAGACGGCTGCCTCACCGCCTGATTACAAA GATACAGAGCATGAAGATGATTTTATTGACATAATTTTGCAGACAGGAG AAATGTCGACCAACTTCACACCAGCACCGGACCCGTCATTGGATAGTCTCAATCCAaactcctctgcctcttcccctcctccctccccactCCAGCTGCTGCTAACTCCCCCCATCCCAGCCAGCTGTGACACCCGACAGCCTGCTCCCTCAGTGCAGTCTGAGCTTCAGACTTTGGTCGAGACCACAGAAGAGAAACAGCACCTCAGTAACACTGGAAATGGACGCCTGGAGGACTTTCTCGAAAGCACCACTGGAAAGCCTCTCCTGGGGGTGGAGCCTGGAGGCCTGTTGACTTTGATTGATGACCTCCACAACCAAATGCTGTGCACCCCCAGCATTCTGGACCATCCCACCTCTCCCATGGACACCTTCAACATGGCAACTGGGGGGGAGCAAGGGCTGGACAGTATGGATTGGTTGGACCTCACcatgggaggagagaggggagaggaaacTCCCACAATTGTCCCACTGGGCCCCCAAACACCTCCTAGTGTCTTTTCCACAGACTTCCTGGACAGTTGTGACCTTCAGATACAGTGGGACTCCTGCCTATAG
- the LOC120788220 gene encoding myocardin-related transcription factor A-like isoform X4 yields the protein METKSGERPNADASIPSPQSEAVANELQELSLQPALNLLPIRERRSVLQLKLQQRRTREELVNQGIMPPLKSSAAFHEQRRNLERARTEDYLKRKIRSRPERSELIRMHILEETSAEPSLQAKQLQLKRSRLADDLNDKISHRPGPMELIHKNILPFQSSIKQAIIETQFPKGSGGNSSCDEDSNDSLSSEQPVGQQSPLGLGPLPSPAETLAGSSIPSPTQVPPPAPPLPPLSGSSPSLMLTNGTATPHAQRMGVSCQIKSQPKPNSDRSAQRHKKPKDNKPKIKKLKYHQYIPPDQKGDKEPLPHLDSSYARILQQQQLFLQLQILSQQQQHYNYHAILPAPPKLEKNQQPSSSSSSNSMTTSSPPRVLAAPSTAPTIHSSKSHQSSAPLGGTKPVSLPPNLDEMKVVELKTQLKLRSLPVSGTKNDLIERLRTYQELSGGSDTTSCPTAGGTTGPGAEGAGRSSGTSAATTNNNTSQQQQQFQFQGHQTSSLTRQSGSSATQSIATPQLLMTCSGTVSSPPVSFTLSDHPLAAMSPEDTRFNSDTLEEMMSSPITQLSLQSCSTALLPTDIKEEPPCSTPAPCQFSLKPPVLQTHCLVSSAATTTTTTAPALTIDKDKMLQEKDKQIEELTRMLRQKQRLVEVLRMQLEHGKKGEQVSEPVVLVRVKQEPPDKPSVPLSTGHSPFPVQTSTVSCDMDVTKVTIKQEAIETEEVVSKTTIRSLDSHGLPQSYSQTQEAQEQTQLHVKPQTKQEQHVCLQQTTLQLTQQQAIQKLFLQKQQKIQNQQQTSQNRNQKLESQQNLQKLSQQRKKKSHKQQLKQQQQEQLLPSQQQHQQSKQHQQQVQLKQQILTKQQKSLLQQQIKRQQQTKKPQQIQIQTKIHLKQQQVLIQQKQQVQQQSPQVSFVQVSQDYINQQSGSVPSFPLDLLKSDSTPALVTDSNGKHFLIALTNHITKNQRTDASEGKATNHITLQAQNRGLQVSVDQLQQGAAQCFSAPPSLQPFFKDQEIAPSGKNTLSPSSPTELCSSLDVLFSPLSPASIETAASPPDYKDTEHEDDFIDIILQTGEMSTNFTPAPDPSLDSLNPNSSASSPPPSPLQLLLTPPIPASCDTRQPAPSVQSELQTLVETTEEKQHLSNTGNGRLEDFLESTTGKPLLGVEPGGLLTLIDDLHNQMLCTPSILDHPTSPMDTFNMATGGEQGLDSMDWLDLTMGGERGEETPTIVPLGPQTPPSVFSTDFLDSCDLQIQWDSCL from the exons ATGGAGACCAAGTCTGGAGAGAGAccaaatgcagatgcctccatcCCCAGCCCTCAGAGTGAAGCTGTGGCCAATGAGCTGCAAGAGTTGTCACTGCAGCCTGCCCTCAATCTGCTGCCaatcagagagaggaggagtg TTCTCCAGCTGAAGCTACAACAGAGAAGGACCAGAGAAGAGCTGGTCAACCAGGGAATCATGCCAC CACTGAAAAGTTCAGCTGCCTTCCATGAACAGAGACGGAATTTGGAACGAGCACGG aCTGAGGACTATCTCAAGAGGAAGATCAGGAGTCGACCGGAGCGATCCGAACTCATCAGGATGCACATCCTGGAGG AGACGTCAGCAGAGCCGTCTCTGCAGGCcaagcagctgcagctgaagaGATCTCGCCTTGCTGATGATTTGAACGATAAGATCTCCCACCGACCTGGGCCCATGGAGCTGATCCACAAAAACATCCTACCTTTTCAGTCCAGTATTAAACAGGCCATCATAG AGACACAGTTTCCAAAGGGTTCAGGTGGTAACTCATCATGCGATGAGGACAGTAATGACAGTCTGTCTTCAGAACAGCCAGTAGGCCAGCAGTCACCTCTGGGCCTGGGACCCCTGCCCTCTCCAGCAGAGACACTGGCTGGGAGCAGCATCCCGTCTCCTACACAG GTCCCTCCTCCAGCGCCACCTCTCCCACCGCTCTCTGGATCCTCCCCCTCATTGATGCTGACCAATGGGACGGCAACACCACATGCCCAGAGGATGGGTGTTTCCTGTCAGATCAAG TCCCAGCCTAAACCAAACTCTGACCGCTCTGCACAGAGACACAAGAAACCTAAGGACAACAAGCCAAAG ATAAAGAAGTTAAAGTACCATCAGTACATCCCTCCTGACCAGAAGGGAGATAAAGAGCCTCTTCCCCATCTGGACTCATCTTATGCCAGaatcctccagcagcagcagcttttccTGCAGCTCCAAATCCTCAGTCAGCAGCAACAGCACTATAACTACCATGCCATCCTGCCTGCGCCACCCAA ACTTGAGAAAAATCAGCAgccatcttcctcttcctcctcgaATTCCATGACCACCTCCTCCCCACCTAGAGTTCTTGCTGCCCCCTCAACTGCCCCCACTATCCACAGCAGTAAAAGCCATCAAAGTTCTGCTCCTTTAGGTGGGACCAAACCAGTATCTCTACCTCCAAACCTGGATGAGATGAAG GTCGTAGAACTGAAAACCCAGTTGAAGCTGCGTAGCTTGCCAGTCTCCGGCACCAAAAACGACCTCATTGAGAGGCTGAGGACCTACCAGGAACTGAGTGGAGGCAGTGACACTACCTCCTGTCCAACAGCAGGGGGTACCACAGGGCCAGGGGCTGAAGGAGCAGGAAGATCCTCCGGAACTTCTGCAGCtaccaccaacaacaacacatcacaacagcagcaacagtttcagtttcagggcCACCAGACATCCTCTCTGACAAGACAGTCAG GTAGCAGTGCCACTCAATCTATAGCCACTCCTCAGCTGCTCATGACATGTAGTGGCACCGTCTCATCACCACCCGTCTCATTCACCCTCTCTGACCATCCGTTGGCCGCCATGAGTCCAGAAGATACCAGGTTTAACAGCGACACTTTGGAGGAAATg aTGAGCTCACCTATCACCCAGCTGAGTCTTCAGTCATGTTCAACTGCTCTGCTTCCAACAGATATTAAGGAAGAACCCCCATGCTCCACCCCAGCTCCTTGCCAGTTCTCTTTAAAGCCACCGGTTTTGCAGACACACTGCCTGGTCTCATCAGCCGCCACCACCACTACTACCACAGCTCCAGCACTGACTATTGATAAAGACAAGATGCTGCAGGAGAAAGATAAGCAGATAGAGGAGTTGACCAGGAtgctgagacagaaacagaggctTGTGGAGGTGCTGAGGATGCAGCTGGAGCATGGGAAGAAAGGAGAACAAGTTTCAGAGCCAGTGGTTCTTGTAAGAGTAAAACAAGAACCTCCTGATAAGCCCAGTGTTCCTCTCTCAACTGGCCATTCTCCATTCCCCGTTCAAACATCAACTGTTTCATGTGACATGGATGTCACCAAAGTAACCATCAAACAGGAGGCCATTGAGACAGAGGAAGTTGTGAGTAAGACAACTATACGATCACTGGACTCTCATGGATTACCACAGTCTTACTCCCAAACTCAGGAGGCACAGGAGCAGACACAGCTGCACGTCAAgccacagacaaaacaagaacaacatgTTTGCCTCCAGCAGACCACTCTGCAGCTTACCCAGCAGCAGGCCATACAGAAACTCTTTCttcagaaacagcaaaaaattcAGAACCAGCAGCAGACCAGTCAAAACCGCAATCAGAAGCTGGAGAGTCAGCAGAACCTGCAGAAGCTTTCtcagcagagaaagaagaaatctcacaaacagcagctcaaacagcagcagcaggagcaacTGTTACCGtcacaacaacagcatcagcagtcaaaacaacatcaacagcagGTGCAGCTGAAGCAACAGATTCTAACGAAACAACAAAAGTCACTGTTACAGCAGCAAATTAAGCGGCAGCAGCAGActaaaaaaccacaacaaatcCAGATACAGACCAAGATACATTTGAAGCAACAACAGGTGTTAatacaacagaaacaacaggtgCAGCAGCAGTCACCACAG GTCAGTTTTGTGCAGGTCTCTCAAGATTACATCAACCAGCAGTCAGGCTCAGTGCCTTCTTTCCCACTTGATCTCCTTAAGAGTGACTCCACACCAGCCCTGGTCACAGACAGCAACGGTAAACACTTCCTGATTGCACTGACCAATCACATCACTAAGAACCAAAGAACTGACGCATCTGAAGGAAAAGCAACCAATCACATCACTCTTCAG GCACAGAATCGGGGACTTCAGGTATCTGTAGACCAGCTACAGCAGGGAGctgctcagtgtttttctgcacCACCCAGTCTGCAGCCTTTCTTCAAGGACCAGGAGATTGCTCCCTCAGGGAAAAACACCTTATCACCTTCCTCTCCAACT GAGCTCTGCTCTAGTCTGGATGTCCTGTTTAGCCCTCTGTCTCCAGCTTCTATTGAGACGGCTGCCTCACCGCCTGATTACAAA GATACAGAGCATGAAGATGATTTTATTGACATAATTTTGCAGACAGGAG AAATGTCGACCAACTTCACACCAGCACCGGACCCGTCATTGGATAGTCTCAATCCAaactcctctgcctcttcccctcctccctccccactCCAGCTGCTGCTAACTCCCCCCATCCCAGCCAGCTGTGACACCCGACAGCCTGCTCCCTCAGTGCAGTCTGAGCTTCAGACTTTGGTCGAGACCACAGAAGAGAAACAGCACCTCAGTAACACTGGAAATGGACGCCTGGAGGACTTTCTCGAAAGCACCACTGGAAAGCCTCTCCTGGGGGTGGAGCCTGGAGGCCTGTTGACTTTGATTGATGACCTCCACAACCAAATGCTGTGCACCCCCAGCATTCTGGACCATCCCACCTCTCCCATGGACACCTTCAACATGGCAACTGGGGGGGAGCAAGGGCTGGACAGTATGGATTGGTTGGACCTCACcatgggaggagagaggggagaggaaacTCCCACAATTGTCCCACTGGGCCCCCAAACACCTCCTAGTGTCTTTTCCACAGACTTCCTGGACAGTTGTGACCTTCAGATACAGTGGGACTCCTGCCTATAG